In Streptomyces sp. SLBN-118, the following are encoded in one genomic region:
- a CDS encoding bifunctional aminoglycoside phosphotransferase/ATP-binding protein → MCETHTAVVFFVGDRAYKLKKPVDLEFLDYTTVAARRAACERELALNRRFAPDVYLGLGEFRSPGADTPELLVVMRRMPAERRLSRLVSEGVVVDDVLRTVARQLATHHADATRSRDVDQQGTRDALSSRWEASFAQVHAPADDAHTSDAVEEVERLVRRYLAGRKQLFDTRIAQGRIVDGHGDLLAEDIFCLDDGPRLLDCLEFDDHLRYVDGLDDAAFLAMDLEQLGAPQAAGFFLAQYSEYSGDPAPPSLRHHYVAYRAFVRAKVSLIQGHQGAPGAEAASRRLISTALRHLRTSAVGLTLVGGLPGSGKSTLSGALADRLGVTLLSSDRLRKELAGIPAEQSAATGYGEGLYSPEWTAKTYAALLDRASALLSSGESVVLDATWSDAEQREAALRMAERVSADLVALHCQVPGEVSAARLSTRAPGASDAGLEVATAMASKESSWTKAVTVDTSGPLEAAVVQAMAAVRPYGTGQAPVFRRPYMEPD, encoded by the coding sequence GTGTGCGAGACCCATACGGCGGTCGTCTTCTTCGTCGGCGACCGCGCCTACAAGCTCAAGAAACCGGTGGACCTGGAATTCTTGGACTACACCACCGTGGCGGCTCGGCGTGCGGCGTGCGAGCGGGAACTGGCTCTCAACCGTCGCTTCGCCCCCGACGTCTACCTGGGCCTGGGAGAGTTTCGCAGCCCGGGCGCGGACACCCCGGAACTCCTCGTCGTGATGCGCCGCATGCCGGCGGAGCGCCGCCTCTCCCGGCTGGTGAGTGAAGGCGTCGTCGTGGACGATGTCCTGCGGACCGTCGCCCGGCAGCTCGCCACCCATCACGCGGATGCGACCCGCAGCCGGGACGTGGACCAGCAGGGGACCCGGGACGCGCTGTCGTCGCGCTGGGAAGCGAGCTTTGCGCAGGTCCACGCCCCGGCCGACGACGCACACACGTCCGACGCGGTGGAAGAGGTCGAGCGGCTGGTGCGCCGCTACCTCGCGGGGCGCAAGCAACTGTTCGACACGCGCATCGCGCAGGGGCGGATCGTCGACGGCCACGGCGACCTGCTCGCAGAGGACATCTTCTGCCTCGACGACGGCCCCCGCCTCCTCGACTGCCTCGAGTTCGACGACCACCTGCGCTACGTCGACGGCCTCGACGACGCCGCCTTCCTCGCCATGGACCTGGAACAGCTGGGGGCCCCGCAGGCCGCGGGGTTCTTCCTCGCCCAGTACAGCGAGTACTCCGGAGACCCGGCACCTCCGTCCCTGCGGCACCACTATGTCGCCTACCGCGCGTTCGTCCGTGCCAAGGTCTCCCTGATCCAGGGCCATCAGGGCGCGCCCGGCGCTGAGGCCGCGTCCCGGCGACTGATCTCGACGGCGCTGCGTCACCTGCGGACGTCCGCTGTCGGCCTGACGCTCGTCGGCGGGCTTCCGGGCAGCGGGAAGTCCACGCTCTCCGGCGCGCTGGCCGATCGCCTCGGCGTCACGCTGCTCAGCAGCGATCGTCTCCGCAAGGAGCTGGCGGGCATCCCGGCGGAACAGTCCGCGGCGACCGGCTACGGCGAGGGCCTGTACTCACCCGAGTGGACCGCCAAGACCTACGCGGCCCTGCTCGACCGTGCGTCCGCCCTGTTGTCCTCGGGCGAGTCCGTTGTCCTGGACGCCACCTGGTCCGATGCTGAACAGCGCGAAGCTGCCCTGCGCATGGCCGAACGCGTCAGCGCCGACCTGGTGGCCCTGCACTGCCAGGTTCCGGGCGAGGTGTCGGCGGCCCGCTTGAGTACTCGCGCCCCCGGTGCCTCCGACGCAGGGCTGGAGGTGGCCACCGCCATGGCGAGCAAGGAGTCATCATGGACGAAGGCGGTCACGGTCGACACCAGCGGTCCTTTGGAGGCCGCGGTCGTTCAGGCAATGGCGGCCGTACGCCCTTACGGCACTGGCCAGGCCCCAGTCTTCCGCCGCCCCTACATGGAGCCGGACTGA
- a CDS encoding CBS domain-containing protein has protein sequence MHHRTVGELMTRKVVRVRRDAPFKEIVRLLAENDVTAVPVVDELDRPMGVVSEADLLRKSSGQSDPSGRVPVPHLEAWERAKAEGARAEELMSAPAVCARPEWTVVEAARLMAVQNVKRLPVVDAADRLQGILSRSDLLRIFLRRDDAIRDEINRDVLQSTMRLAPWQVTVAVDEGQVTLGGSVDVKSLIPIIVRLCRSVDGVVSVSEHITYRTDDTASSTSGT, from the coding sequence ATGCACCACCGAACAGTCGGAGAGCTCATGACCCGGAAGGTCGTCCGGGTTCGGCGCGACGCGCCGTTCAAGGAGATCGTCAGGCTGCTTGCCGAGAACGATGTCACCGCCGTACCCGTCGTGGACGAACTGGACCGCCCGATGGGTGTGGTGTCCGAGGCCGACCTGCTGCGCAAGTCGTCCGGCCAGTCCGACCCGTCGGGTCGGGTGCCGGTGCCGCATCTGGAAGCGTGGGAGCGAGCCAAGGCCGAGGGAGCCCGCGCCGAAGAGCTGATGTCGGCTCCGGCCGTTTGCGCGCGTCCGGAGTGGACCGTTGTCGAGGCGGCTCGGCTGATGGCGGTACAGAACGTCAAGCGTCTGCCCGTGGTGGACGCGGCGGACAGGCTGCAGGGCATCCTCAGCCGCAGCGACTTGCTGCGCATCTTCCTGCGCCGCGACGACGCCATCCGCGACGAGATCAACCGGGATGTTCTGCAGTCGACGATGCGTCTCGCCCCATGGCAGGTGACCGTTGCGGTGGACGAAGGACAGGTCACGCTTGGTGGGTCCGTCGACGTCAAGAGCCTGATCCCGATCATTGTGCGGCTGTGCCGGAGCGTGGACGGCGTGGTTTCGGTCTCGGAACACATCACGTACCGGACCGACGACACCGCGAGTTCCACCAGCGGCACATAG
- a CDS encoding pyridoxamine 5'-phosphate oxidase family protein, which produces MRAHLGDQLVVEGPNTGAARRDGEIVGLHHADGTPPYDVRWSDTDEVTLVFPGPDAHIHHIEHGPGETPSQEGHGPSDIGRRIALERARLGLTRTETARRAKMAPQYLAYLEERSADPSLASLIRLADALGTTAAALRGGGIDLPPGRGQALLHPRLRDLEGDECRALLSTHGVGRVAFSTPDGPAVIPVNYEVVDDAIVFRTAPGSAPAAAMGTDVAFEVDHVDEAMSQGWSVLAVGPARAVKEPDAVRRLADLAHTEPWAGGKRELWISIEPKRLTGRAISPSDQ; this is translated from the coding sequence ATGCGAGCTCACCTGGGCGATCAACTCGTCGTCGAAGGACCGAACACCGGCGCCGCCAGGCGGGACGGTGAAATCGTGGGGCTCCACCACGCGGACGGAACGCCCCCGTACGACGTGCGCTGGTCGGACACGGACGAAGTGACGCTCGTGTTCCCCGGGCCGGACGCGCACATCCATCACATCGAGCACGGGCCGGGCGAAACACCGTCCCAGGAAGGACACGGCCCCAGCGACATCGGCCGCCGCATCGCACTCGAACGCGCGCGGCTAGGGCTTACCCGGACAGAAACAGCGCGGCGCGCCAAAATGGCGCCGCAGTACCTGGCGTACCTCGAAGAGCGCTCGGCAGACCCCAGCCTGGCGAGCCTGATCAGGCTCGCCGACGCGCTGGGGACCACTGCAGCCGCTCTGCGCGGCGGCGGCATCGATCTACCGCCCGGCCGGGGTCAGGCGCTCCTGCACCCCCGGCTGCGAGACCTGGAAGGCGATGAATGCCGCGCCCTGCTTTCCACGCACGGCGTGGGCCGCGTCGCCTTTTCGACGCCCGACGGCCCGGCGGTCATCCCTGTGAACTACGAGGTCGTCGATGACGCGATCGTCTTCCGAACCGCGCCTGGATCCGCCCCGGCGGCGGCCATGGGAACAGACGTGGCATTCGAGGTCGACCACGTGGACGAGGCGATGAGCCAGGGCTGGAGCGTGCTCGCAGTCGGCCCTGCGCGGGCTGTCAAGGAGCCCGACGCGGTGCGACGGCTGGCCGATCTCGCGCACACCGAGCCGTGGGCAGGGGGCAAGCGCGAGTTGTGGATCTCGATCGAGCCCAAGCGCCTCACGGGACGGGCTATCAGTCCGTCGGATCAGTGA
- a CDS encoding NAD(P)H-dependent oxidoreductase subunit E gives MVPVCPADRFDAFRALAERRGKPADRLMTSLAAARTGTAARPETWAPAVATDVGLPAAAVLGPASYYADFAAPHGSRHIRVCAATACFAAQAGLHLTAVERELGVTAGTASSDGGTSVQAVRCLGYCYAGPAALDGDVPCTGPTLAGQLAGREPPRAPGIPVADDTDDPVLLGGVVSGERPWQVWPRAVTELTPDEVHQQVAASGLRGRGGAGFRVAAKWAAAGRRPGTVVVANGDEGDPGSYADRLLMEADPGRVLEGLALACFACGASQGVVLVRSEYPMALARMREAVGQAYADGRLGPSLYGTTSALDIQVVEGAGSYVAGEETALIAGLEGGRGCARPRPPYPTERGLWGAPTVVNNVETLAAVPWIVQRGGAAYARRGTASETGTKLVCLSERFARPGAYEVELGTPVRRIVTELGGGLKDGAELVALQVGGPLGGFLAADALDVPLTEADLTARGAALGHAGLVAFDRSVAPQDVLGHIWEFAAAESCGACSPCRVGSRRGLEMASAGRPPGEEYGRLSRVLAETSLCAFGRRIPPAVRSLARAYGDRLAGWDQ, from the coding sequence ATGGTGCCCGTCTGTCCCGCCGACCGTTTCGACGCCTTCAGGGCCCTCGCCGAACGGCGTGGGAAACCTGCAGACCGGTTGATGACGTCGCTGGCAGCAGCCCGGACGGGCACCGCGGCCCGCCCCGAGACCTGGGCGCCGGCTGTTGCCACCGATGTTGGCCTGCCCGCCGCTGCCGTGCTCGGACCGGCCAGTTACTACGCGGACTTCGCCGCCCCGCACGGGAGCCGTCACATCCGGGTCTGCGCCGCGACGGCGTGCTTCGCCGCGCAGGCCGGCCTTCATCTCACCGCAGTCGAGCGCGAGCTGGGCGTCACCGCGGGCACGGCCTCATCCGACGGAGGGACGTCGGTACAGGCCGTGCGCTGTCTCGGGTACTGCTACGCGGGGCCCGCCGCGCTCGACGGGGATGTGCCCTGTACGGGCCCTACCCTGGCCGGTCAACTCGCGGGCCGGGAGCCACCGCGGGCACCCGGGATCCCGGTGGCCGACGACACCGACGACCCGGTTCTGCTGGGCGGTGTGGTGTCCGGGGAGCGCCCGTGGCAGGTATGGCCCCGGGCGGTGACGGAACTTACTCCTGACGAGGTCCACCAGCAGGTGGCCGCATCCGGGTTGCGGGGGCGCGGCGGCGCGGGGTTCCGGGTGGCCGCGAAATGGGCAGCAGCGGGCCGCCGTCCTGGCACCGTGGTCGTGGCCAACGGGGATGAGGGCGATCCCGGCTCCTACGCCGACCGGCTGCTGATGGAGGCCGACCCGGGGCGGGTGCTGGAAGGGCTGGCCCTGGCCTGCTTCGCCTGCGGAGCGTCCCAGGGCGTTGTGCTGGTGCGCTCCGAGTATCCGATGGCTCTGGCCCGGATGCGCGAGGCTGTCGGGCAGGCGTACGCGGACGGTCGCCTCGGCCCGTCGCTGTACGGAACCACCAGCGCTCTGGACATCCAGGTCGTCGAAGGCGCCGGCTCATACGTTGCCGGTGAGGAGACCGCGCTGATCGCGGGTCTTGAGGGCGGCAGGGGATGTGCCCGGCCGCGCCCGCCGTATCCGACCGAGCGCGGGCTGTGGGGAGCGCCGACCGTGGTCAACAACGTCGAGACCCTTGCGGCTGTCCCATGGATCGTCCAGCGCGGCGGCGCGGCATATGCCCGGCGCGGGACGGCGTCCGAGACCGGGACGAAGCTGGTCTGCCTGTCCGAACGGTTCGCGCGACCGGGTGCGTACGAGGTCGAACTCGGCACTCCGGTGCGGCGCATCGTCACCGAGCTGGGCGGCGGCCTGAAGGACGGCGCCGAGCTGGTGGCTCTCCAGGTCGGCGGCCCGCTGGGCGGCTTCCTGGCCGCCGACGCGCTGGACGTGCCCTTGACGGAGGCCGACCTCACAGCCCGGGGCGCCGCTCTGGGCCACGCCGGGCTGGTCGCCTTCGACCGGAGCGTGGCACCGCAGGATGTGCTGGGGCACATCTGGGAGTTCGCCGCCGCCGAGAGCTGCGGCGCCTGTTCGCCCTGCCGCGTGGGCTCACGGCGCGGTCTGGAAATGGCCTCTGCGGGCAGACCTCCCGGAGAGGAGTACGGACGGCTGTCGCGTGTGCTGGCCGAGACGAGCCTGTGCGCCTTCGGCCGCCGGATCCCGCCTGCGGTGCGCAGCCTCGCCCGCGCGTACGGCGACCGGCTGGCGGGGTGGGACCAGTGA
- the fdhF gene encoding formate dehydrogenase subunit alpha encodes MTGIDIDGTSVEVPEGASLLSAVRAVGIELPSLCHDDRLSPAGSCRTCLVRADGRIVAACVTPAVAGACVETGTDDLQLLRRDAVELIASALPPRALAADSGSELAQACRSLGIGPCAAQGNGGRGGDESHPYVHLDRDLCIACGRCVRMCSEVQGTFALTLTGRGADTVVAPGTGGPWAESDCVACGGCVDTCPTGAITEPGPGRGLTSGNRPAAGLTRTTCGYCGVGCSLEVTTRNGEVSAVLPSRDGPVNQGHACVKGRFAHGYLTSPERLTRPLLRQRDGRMEPVGWDEALDHIARGLRAAVDAGGPDAVAAISSARATNEENYLIQKFMRVAIGSNNIDNCSRLCHSPSAAGLAASFGLPGGTDSFDNVERADCLLVVGANPVEAHPVVGARLLQRVLHGARLVVADPRAVGLALHADVHLRPRPGTNVALFHGLAHVLLTEGLTDGNFLRERATGLPELAELLADYPPDRVADITGVPATDLIAAARLYGRAEHPAIVYGLGVTEHLHGTDGVRALSNLAILRGAVGTDLGYGVNPLRGQNNVQGASDMGALPDVLPGYRKVTDPAARSRAEELWGAPVPQQPGMRIPEMFAAARGGELRALWIVGEDVCATDPDTQRVTQALATCPLVVCNELFLSETARHADVVLPVASWLEKDGTFVNFDRRFQRVRAAVSPPGEARTDFAAVHALASALGVDLGCPTPAAALAECARLTPLFAGLSHDRLDRENAVPWPCPGPDRPGEATLYRRRFATADGRAHLAAAPYLPPGEQPDEAYPLVLVTGRRWAHYNSGSMTRRGGNLGLDPADHLDLHPDDAARYGVRDGQQVTVESRHGRARLVARIGRETAPGQVFCSFHFPASGVNRLTSDHADTVTSCPEYKVTAVRVAAP; translated from the coding sequence GTGACCGGGATCGACATCGACGGCACGAGCGTCGAGGTGCCGGAAGGAGCCTCGCTGCTCTCGGCCGTACGCGCGGTGGGCATCGAGTTGCCCTCGCTCTGCCACGACGACCGGCTCAGCCCCGCAGGATCGTGCCGTACCTGCCTGGTACGGGCCGACGGGCGCATCGTTGCGGCCTGTGTCACCCCGGCCGTCGCAGGGGCGTGCGTCGAAACCGGTACCGACGATCTGCAGCTGCTGCGCCGGGACGCGGTGGAGCTCATCGCCTCCGCCCTGCCGCCGAGGGCCCTGGCCGCCGACAGCGGCAGCGAGTTGGCGCAGGCCTGCCGGTCGCTGGGGATCGGCCCCTGCGCGGCACAGGGCAACGGAGGACGGGGCGGCGACGAGTCCCATCCGTACGTTCACCTCGACCGTGACCTGTGTATTGCCTGCGGCCGGTGCGTCCGCATGTGCTCCGAGGTACAAGGCACCTTCGCCCTCACGCTCACCGGCCGGGGTGCCGACACCGTCGTGGCCCCCGGTACCGGCGGACCGTGGGCCGAGTCGGACTGCGTGGCCTGCGGCGGTTGCGTCGACACCTGCCCCACCGGTGCGATCACCGAGCCGGGTCCCGGCCGCGGGCTCACCTCGGGGAACCGGCCGGCGGCAGGACTCACACGCACCACCTGCGGATACTGCGGTGTCGGCTGCTCCCTCGAGGTCACCACCCGGAACGGCGAGGTCAGTGCGGTTCTGCCCAGTCGGGACGGTCCGGTCAACCAGGGGCACGCGTGCGTCAAGGGCCGCTTCGCCCACGGATATCTCACCTCGCCCGAACGCCTCACCCGGCCCCTTCTGCGACAACGCGACGGCCGAATGGAGCCCGTCGGCTGGGACGAGGCGCTGGACCATATCGCCCGCGGACTGCGCGCAGCTGTTGACGCGGGCGGCCCCGACGCCGTTGCGGCGATCTCCTCCGCGCGGGCGACCAACGAGGAGAACTACCTGATCCAGAAGTTCATGCGGGTCGCGATCGGCAGCAACAACATCGACAACTGCTCCCGGCTCTGCCACTCCCCGTCCGCCGCCGGCCTGGCCGCCTCCTTCGGACTGCCCGGCGGCACGGACAGCTTCGACAACGTCGAGCGGGCCGACTGCCTGCTGGTGGTCGGAGCCAACCCTGTCGAAGCCCACCCGGTGGTCGGGGCGCGACTGCTCCAACGCGTGCTGCACGGCGCCCGGTTGGTCGTCGCCGACCCGCGGGCCGTCGGCCTCGCCCTGCACGCGGACGTGCACCTGCGGCCGCGCCCCGGCACCAATGTCGCCCTGTTCCACGGCCTCGCCCACGTGCTGCTCACCGAAGGACTGACCGACGGGAACTTCCTGCGCGAGCGGGCCACCGGCCTGCCGGAACTCGCCGAGCTGCTCGCCGACTACCCACCCGACCGGGTGGCGGACATCACCGGCGTGCCCGCCACGGACCTGATCGCCGCCGCCCGCCTGTACGGCCGCGCCGAGCATCCCGCGATCGTCTACGGCTTGGGCGTCACCGAACACCTCCACGGCACCGACGGGGTCCGCGCGCTGTCCAACCTGGCGATCCTGCGGGGTGCCGTCGGCACGGATCTCGGCTATGGGGTCAATCCGCTGCGTGGCCAGAACAACGTCCAAGGCGCTTCTGACATGGGCGCATTGCCCGATGTCCTGCCCGGGTACCGGAAGGTGACCGACCCGGCTGCCCGCTCACGGGCCGAGGAACTGTGGGGCGCGCCCGTTCCGCAGCAGCCCGGGATGCGTATCCCCGAGATGTTCGCGGCCGCGCGGGGCGGGGAACTGCGAGCGCTGTGGATCGTCGGGGAGGACGTGTGCGCCACCGACCCCGACACGCAGCGGGTGACTCAGGCCCTGGCGACCTGTCCGCTCGTCGTCTGCAATGAGCTGTTCCTGTCCGAGACGGCCCGCCACGCGGACGTCGTGCTGCCGGTCGCGTCCTGGCTGGAAAAGGACGGCACCTTCGTCAACTTCGACCGCCGCTTCCAGCGGGTGCGCGCCGCCGTTTCCCCTCCGGGAGAAGCCCGTACGGACTTCGCGGCCGTGCACGCCCTCGCCTCGGCCCTGGGCGTCGACCTCGGCTGCCCCACTCCGGCCGCAGCCCTCGCCGAGTGCGCACGGCTCACTCCCCTCTTCGCCGGGCTGTCCCACGACCGGCTGGACCGCGAGAACGCCGTCCCGTGGCCCTGCCCCGGCCCCGACCGCCCCGGAGAAGCCACGTTGTACCGACGCCGGTTCGCCACCGCGGACGGCCGGGCTCATCTGGCCGCCGCCCCCTATCTCCCGCCGGGTGAGCAGCCCGACGAGGCGTATCCACTGGTCCTGGTCACCGGGCGGCGCTGGGCGCACTACAACTCCGGCAGCATGACGCGGCGCGGCGGCAACCTCGGGCTCGATCCGGCCGACCATCTGGACCTCCATCCCGACGACGCCGCCCGGTACGGAGTGCGTGACGGCCAGCAGGTCACGGTGGAGAGCCGGCACGGGAGGGCCCGGCTGGTCGCCCGGATCGGTAGGGAGACCGCCCCCGGCCAGGTCTTCTGCTCCTTCCACTTCCCCGCGAGTGGAGTGAACAGGCTCACCTCCGACCACGCGGACACCGTCACGTCCTGCCCCGAGTACAAGGTCACCGCAGTGCGCGTGGCCGCCCCGTGA
- a CDS encoding CBS domain-containing protein, with protein sequence MTTAREIMHTGTACVQESETLEATARRMSELDVGALPICGPDDRLHGIITDRDIVVKCLARGKDPKTMTAGHLAQGKPITIDAEADTDRVLQVMEEHRIRRLPVIDNHRLVGMISEADLARRLPEEQVGHFVEAVCAAH encoded by the coding sequence ATGACCACTGCCCGGGAGATCATGCACACAGGTACCGCCTGCGTGCAGGAGAGCGAAACGCTGGAGGCCACCGCGCGCCGGATGAGCGAGCTGGACGTCGGAGCCCTCCCGATCTGCGGGCCGGACGACCGACTCCACGGGATCATCACCGACCGGGACATCGTGGTGAAGTGTCTCGCCAGGGGCAAGGACCCGAAGACCATGACCGCAGGCCACCTCGCGCAGGGCAAGCCGATCACGATCGACGCCGAGGCTGACACGGACCGAGTCCTCCAGGTCATGGAGGAGCACAGGATCCGGCGGCTTCCGGTCATCGACAACCATCGCCTGGTCGGAATGATCAGCGAGGCGGACCTCGCACGTCGTCTGCCGGAGGAACAGGTGGGCCACTTCGTCGAGGCCGTGTGCGCGGCCCACTGA
- a CDS encoding dihydrofolate reductase family protein — MRTLISTAFISLDGVVEGPGGEAGYRNSGWTFKDVEFLPEAFDIKGREQKEATAMLMGRNSYEAFSPVWPDMEDFADYKVMPKYVVSTTLTDDALVTNWGETTILRSLDEVAALKETEGGPIILHGSATLNQALSDAGLIDRYHLLVFPLLLGAGKRLFSATDKDTQKLKLVEHEVYANGLQKNVFDVVR; from the coding sequence ATGCGTACCCTGATCAGTACCGCCTTCATCTCGCTCGACGGCGTCGTGGAGGGCCCGGGCGGTGAGGCCGGTTACCGGAACTCTGGGTGGACCTTCAAGGACGTCGAATTCCTTCCCGAGGCATTCGACATCAAGGGCCGGGAGCAGAAGGAAGCCACCGCGATGCTGATGGGCCGGAACAGCTACGAGGCCTTCAGCCCGGTGTGGCCCGACATGGAGGACTTCGCCGACTACAAGGTGATGCCGAAGTACGTCGTCTCCACCACCCTCACCGATGACGCCCTGGTCACGAACTGGGGCGAGACCACGATACTGCGCTCGCTCGACGAGGTCGCCGCACTGAAGGAGACCGAGGGCGGCCCGATCATCCTCCACGGCAGCGCCACCCTGAACCAGGCCCTTTCGGACGCCGGCCTGATCGACCGTTACCACCTGCTCGTCTTCCCGCTCCTGCTCGGCGCGGGCAAGCGCCTGTTCAGCGCCACGGACAAGGACACCCAGAAGCTGAAGCTGGTCGAGCACGAGGTCTATGCCAACGGTCTGCAGAAGAACGTCTTCGACGTCGTCCGCTGA
- a CDS encoding sodium:proton antiporter: MVLVAVFGVALLIAVLLSGLAARTVLSTSFLFLVGGALVSDGFLGLIHITPESEIVAVTADLALFAVLFTDGMHVSFPKLRANWKNPARALGLGMPLAFAGMALITHYLVGLDWTTSFLVGAVLAPTDPVFASAIVGRKEVPAKLRQLLNVESGINDGLALPIVLILIAAAGPTAGPAHASLGKIALELGGGLALGILLPLLVTGLVRFRLLGAEAKLQPLLPLATGIILYGLCHLTHANPYLAAFSAGAVLTAASPEAKAAFEPLGEALAELAKFAALLVFGALLTPQLFGDLSIGGYVAVVLAIVLIRPASLLISLIGTRFDRREKLVAAWFGPKGFASVVYGLLVLQAGIPHGQEAYTLIAVCIAASIIAHSSTDVPIARLFHVDDLVGIPADQDGATPDHSKEIGHARA; encoded by the coding sequence ATGGTGCTCGTTGCCGTCTTCGGAGTCGCGCTGCTCATCGCGGTGCTGCTCTCCGGGCTTGCCGCCCGTACCGTCCTGTCCACGTCGTTCCTCTTCCTCGTCGGCGGGGCGCTGGTCAGTGACGGCTTTCTCGGGCTGATCCACATCACGCCGGAGAGCGAGATCGTCGCGGTCACCGCGGACCTCGCCTTGTTCGCGGTGCTGTTCACCGACGGAATGCACGTCTCCTTCCCGAAGCTGCGGGCCAACTGGAAGAACCCGGCCCGGGCTCTGGGCCTGGGCATGCCGCTCGCCTTCGCCGGCATGGCTCTGATCACGCACTATCTGGTCGGTCTGGACTGGACGACGTCGTTCCTGGTCGGCGCGGTACTCGCGCCCACCGACCCGGTATTCGCCTCCGCGATCGTCGGCCGCAAGGAAGTCCCGGCCAAGCTGCGGCAGTTGTTGAATGTGGAAAGCGGCATCAACGACGGCCTCGCCCTGCCGATCGTCCTGATCCTCATCGCCGCGGCCGGTCCCACGGCGGGCCCTGCGCACGCGTCGCTAGGCAAGATCGCCCTGGAGCTGGGAGGCGGGCTCGCCCTCGGCATCCTGCTGCCGCTGCTCGTGACCGGGCTGGTGCGGTTCCGGCTGCTCGGCGCGGAGGCGAAGCTGCAGCCGTTGCTGCCGCTGGCCACCGGGATCATCCTGTACGGGCTGTGCCACCTCACCCACGCCAACCCCTACCTCGCGGCCTTCTCCGCGGGCGCGGTCCTCACCGCGGCCTCCCCTGAGGCGAAGGCAGCGTTCGAGCCGCTCGGTGAGGCGCTGGCCGAGCTGGCCAAGTTCGCAGCCCTGCTGGTCTTCGGCGCGCTGCTCACCCCGCAGCTGTTCGGCGACCTGTCCATCGGCGGCTATGTCGCTGTGGTTCTGGCGATCGTGCTCATCCGGCCGGCGTCGCTGCTGATATCGCTCATCGGAACGCGGTTCGACCGCCGGGAGAAGCTGGTCGCGGCCTGGTTCGGCCCGAAGGGCTTCGCTTCGGTCGTGTACGGGCTGCTGGTGCTGCAGGCCGGCATCCCGCACGGCCAGGAGGCGTACACCCTGATCGCGGTCTGCATCGCGGCCTCGATCATCGCCCACAGCAGCACGGACGTGCCGATCGCCCGGCTCTTCCACGTGGACGACCTGGTCGGTATCCCGGCCGACCAGGACGGAGCGACACCAGACCACAGCAAGGAGATCGGCCATGCGCGCGCATGA
- a CDS encoding CBS domain-containing protein, which translates to MRAHELAEPYPSASTDDSASDAARLPAERQLSALRDADQQPYANVPGPQLIKQLVPHYVPETPHVAAVIYDRHLAEVTEKIAGLTVTQWLPPRTSAPPVVGPDAGALQVAALVARTRSPLVAAIERDRDQVRLGGAITAARLMQRLIGGS; encoded by the coding sequence ATGCGCGCGCATGAACTCGCAGAGCCCTACCCTTCCGCCTCGACTGACGACAGCGCCTCGGATGCGGCACGGTTGCCGGCCGAGCGCCAGCTGTCCGCGCTGCGCGATGCGGACCAGCAGCCCTACGCCAACGTGCCGGGCCCCCAGCTCATCAAGCAGTTGGTACCCCACTACGTCCCGGAGACCCCGCATGTCGCCGCCGTGATCTACGATCGGCACCTCGCCGAGGTCACGGAGAAGATCGCGGGCCTGACCGTCACCCAGTGGCTGCCGCCGCGGACGTCCGCGCCGCCGGTGGTCGGGCCCGACGCGGGAGCGCTGCAGGTGGCGGCGCTCGTGGCCCGGACCCGCAGCCCGCTGGTCGCCGCCATCGAACGCGACAGGGACCAGGTCCGGCTGGGGGGCGCCATCACGGCCGCCCGCCTCATGCAGCGACTCATCGGAGGATCGTGA